The following proteins are co-located in the Microvirga ossetica genome:
- a CDS encoding extracellular solute-binding protein, which produces MGRWLIRKLLFCAALVLSGHGFAFAGEAEMLRHGIAMHGQPSLAADFDHLPYANPQAPKGGRITLALQGTFDSLNPLIVLGVAPDVVPRYVLQSLMMRSTDEPFTIYGLVARSIEMPEDRSSITFHLDPRARFSDGHPLTAEDVRFSFEMLKKHGKPFHRSSFGQVKAVEILDPHRIRFDLTGSNDRELPLIIGTMAIFPAHATNPETFDKTSLAPPIGSGPYALTEVRPGERVVLKRRKDYWGEDLPITRGLYNFDEIRYDFYRDANSLFEAFKAGLYDFRIEGDPGQWATGYDIPAVRSGRIVRETMTTLLPKGMNGFVFNTRKPLFADIRVREALTYLFDFDWVNRNLYFSQLTRSNSYFSGSDLASAGRPADGREHALLAPFPDAVRPDILDGRWEPPAGDGSGRDREMARRALALLSEAGWVLENDVLRKKGTGDAFAFEMLANSRQQERLALNFSQSLSRIGIQARVRLVDDVQYWRRLARFEFDMVQWLWPGTPSPGNEQRNRWGSTAAQRGGSLNHAGITSPAVDRLIDALLEARSREDFVSSVRALDRALLSGFYVVPLFYLKDQWLAYSSELRRPEKTPLMGTNIDTWWKQQP; this is translated from the coding sequence ATGGGCCGCTGGCTTATACGGAAACTGCTGTTTTGTGCTGCCCTCGTCCTGTCCGGCCACGGCTTCGCTTTCGCCGGGGAAGCGGAGATGCTGCGGCATGGCATCGCGATGCATGGCCAGCCTTCTCTTGCGGCCGATTTCGATCACCTGCCCTATGCGAATCCGCAGGCCCCGAAGGGCGGGCGAATCACGCTGGCGCTCCAGGGCACTTTCGACAGCCTCAACCCGCTGATCGTGCTAGGCGTCGCGCCGGACGTGGTGCCGCGTTACGTGCTCCAGAGCCTGATGATGCGCTCGACCGACGAGCCGTTCACCATCTATGGTCTGGTGGCCCGCTCGATCGAGATGCCGGAGGATCGGAGTTCGATAACCTTCCATCTCGATCCGCGTGCCCGCTTCTCCGATGGGCACCCGCTGACCGCCGAGGACGTGCGCTTCTCGTTCGAGATGCTGAAGAAGCACGGCAAGCCGTTTCACCGCTCGAGCTTCGGGCAGGTCAAGGCCGTCGAGATTCTCGATCCGCACCGCATCCGGTTCGACCTGACAGGGTCCAATGACCGGGAACTGCCGCTGATCATCGGAACGATGGCGATCTTTCCGGCGCATGCCACGAATCCTGAGACCTTCGACAAGACGTCTCTCGCTCCGCCCATCGGCTCCGGCCCCTACGCCTTGACCGAGGTGCGGCCGGGTGAACGCGTGGTGCTGAAGCGCCGCAAGGATTACTGGGGCGAAGATCTGCCGATCACCCGCGGCCTCTATAACTTCGACGAGATCCGCTACGATTTCTATCGCGATGCCAACAGCTTGTTCGAGGCCTTTAAGGCAGGGCTTTATGACTTCAGGATCGAGGGCGATCCCGGACAATGGGCGACGGGCTACGACATCCCGGCGGTCAGGAGCGGCCGTATCGTCCGGGAGACCATGACGACCCTGCTGCCCAAGGGAATGAACGGCTTCGTCTTCAACACGCGAAAGCCCCTCTTTGCGGACATTCGTGTGCGCGAAGCCCTGACCTATCTGTTCGACTTCGATTGGGTGAACCGGAACCTTTATTTCAGCCAGCTGACCCGATCGAACAGCTACTTCTCCGGCTCGGACCTCGCTTCCGCCGGCAGGCCCGCGGACGGACGGGAGCATGCCCTGCTCGCTCCGTTCCCCGATGCCGTCCGTCCGGACATCCTCGACGGCCGTTGGGAGCCTCCGGCAGGCGATGGATCAGGCAGGGACCGGGAGATGGCCCGCCGTGCCCTTGCCCTGCTGTCTGAGGCCGGCTGGGTGCTCGAGAACGACGTGCTTCGCAAGAAGGGGACCGGTGACGCCTTCGCTTTCGAGATGCTGGCAAATTCGCGCCAGCAGGAACGGCTCGCGCTCAATTTTTCCCAATCCCTGAGCCGGATCGGCATCCAGGCACGGGTGCGTCTCGTCGACGATGTGCAGTATTGGCGCCGACTCGCCCGTTTCGAGTTCGACATGGTGCAGTGGCTCTGGCCGGGGACGCCGTCCCCCGGCAACGAACAACGCAATCGTTGGGGCTCGACTGCGGCGCAAAGGGGTGGGTCGCTCAACCACGCCGGGATTACCTCACCCGCTGTCGACCGGCTCATCGACGCCCTTCTGGAAGCGAGAAGCCGGGAAGATTTCGTCTCTTCCGTTCGCGCCCTCGATCGCGCGCTGTTATCAGGCTTCTATGTTGTGCCGCTGTTTTATCTGAAAGATCAATGGCTTGCCTATAGCAGCGAGTTGAGGCGCCCGGAGAAGACGCCGCTCATGGGCACGAACATCGATACGTGGTGGAAGCAGCAGCCGTAA